One window of the Kiritimatiellales bacterium genome contains the following:
- the der gene encoding ribosome biogenesis GTPase Der: MKNREIKRTVAIVGRPNIGKSALFNRIVGRRVSIVHEECGVTRDRVVCNAVWDEQHFELIDTGGLGTMDSGSAHDIIVDSTNQQVAVAIEDAAAIIFTVDITAGILPMDEEVALLLRRAGRPVFLAANKADNMERDDSSVEFAQLGFPVFPVSALHGRGIDVLLDAVLSALPEAPPPEENKPLRVAVVGRPNSGKSSYINRLLKNDRVIVSDIPGTTRDSIEIPFTIGSGPQARHYQLIDTAGVNRRNRRSGAVEHYSNIRAEESIDSADVVVLLMDAAEGPKLQDKKLAAKILEAKKGCILAVNKWDLTDETEVTQTQYEPALRKEVPFLDFAPLLFISAKSGFNIRRSVELIDYVADQVQMKLTTGVLNRVIHDAMEKYPPPIVKGRPLKVYYATQSGTGPIYVKLFVNNTLRATSSYKRFLINEIRKAFGLEGAPVELKFVPRPRPDLEEKKKRNA, translated from the coding sequence ATGAAAAACCGGGAAATAAAAAGAACTGTAGCAATCGTTGGACGGCCGAATATCGGGAAATCCGCCCTTTTTAACCGGATTGTCGGGCGGCGCGTGTCAATCGTGCATGAGGAATGCGGCGTTACGCGCGACCGCGTCGTTTGCAATGCGGTCTGGGACGAACAGCATTTTGAACTGATCGACACCGGCGGGCTCGGTACCATGGATTCCGGTTCAGCACACGACATTATTGTCGACAGCACCAATCAGCAGGTCGCCGTTGCAATTGAAGATGCCGCCGCCATTATTTTTACCGTCGATATCACCGCCGGAATTCTGCCAATGGACGAAGAGGTTGCTCTGCTTCTGCGCCGCGCCGGACGTCCGGTATTCCTCGCCGCAAATAAAGCTGATAACATGGAGCGCGATGACAGTTCAGTTGAATTTGCACAGCTCGGCTTTCCGGTATTTCCTGTTTCTGCATTGCACGGCCGGGGTATCGATGTTCTGCTGGATGCCGTACTTTCTGCACTGCCGGAAGCGCCGCCGCCGGAAGAAAACAAGCCGCTGCGCGTCGCAGTTGTCGGCCGTCCGAATTCCGGCAAGTCATCTTACATCAACAGGCTGCTTAAAAACGACCGCGTGATCGTTTCTGATATTCCCGGCACAACGCGCGACAGTATTGAAATTCCGTTCACCATCGGATCCGGACCGCAGGCGCGACACTATCAGCTTATCGACACCGCCGGCGTGAACCGCCGCAATCGCCGGTCCGGCGCGGTGGAACATTACAGCAATATCCGGGCTGAAGAGAGTATCGACAGTGCCGACGTAGTCGTTCTGCTCATGGATGCCGCTGAAGGGCCTAAGCTACAGGACAAAAAACTTGCTGCCAAAATCCTTGAAGCAAAAAAAGGCTGCATTCTCGCCGTAAACAAATGGGATCTCACGGACGAAACAGAGGTTACGCAAACACAATATGAACCGGCTCTCCGCAAAGAGGTGCCGTTTCTTGACTTTGCTCCCCTGCTTTTTATCTCTGCTAAATCAGGTTTTAATATCCGGCGCAGCGTGGAACTGATCGACTACGTTGCCGATCAGGTTCAAATGAAACTCACCACCGGTGTATTGAACCGCGTTATCCACGATGCCATGGAAAAATATCCGCCGCCGATTGTAAAAGGCCGACCGCTTAAAGTCTATTATGCAACGCAGTCCGGGACGGGCCCGATTTATGTTAAATTATTTGTAAACAATACATTACGCGCGACATCCTCATATAAACGCTTTCTGATAAACGAAATCCGAAAAGCTTTCGGACTTGAAGGCGCACCTGTCGAACTCAAATTCGTTCCGCGCCCTCGCCCCGATTTGGAAGAAAAGAAAAAACGGAATGCATAA
- the tpx gene encoding thiol peroxidase, with the protein MTQVTFRGSPVKTAGKLPETGSAAPDFTLTKQDLSETKLTDYQGRRLILNIFPSLDTPTCATSVRQFNQRAAALENTVVLCVSMDLPFAQARFCGAAGIKNIETGSGFRSSFGEHYGVTMENGPLAGLYARAVIVIDVAGKTVYTQLVPEIADEPDYDAAIAALS; encoded by the coding sequence ATGACACAGGTAACATTTCGAGGATCGCCGGTAAAAACCGCCGGCAAACTGCCGGAAACCGGCAGCGCAGCGCCGGATTTTACACTGACCAAGCAGGATCTCAGCGAAACGAAACTTACGGATTATCAAGGCCGGCGCCTGATTTTAAATATTTTTCCGAGTCTTGATACGCCGACCTGTGCCACGAGTGTCCGGCAGTTTAATCAGCGCGCCGCTGCGCTTGAAAATACCGTTGTGCTCTGTGTGTCGATGGATCTGCCGTTTGCACAAGCGCGGTTTTGTGGCGCAGCGGGAATTAAAAATATTGAAACCGGCTCCGGGTTCCGCTCGTCGTTCGGTGAACATTACGGCGTTACTATGGAAAATGGCCCGCTCGCCGGACTTTATGCACGTGCAGTCATTGTGATTGATGTCGCCGGCAAAACGGTCTACACGCAGCTTGTGCCGGAAATCGCCGATGAGCCGGACTATGATGCGGCGATTGCTGCGCTGAGCTGA
- a CDS encoding TolC family protein codes for MTLTVLFGVAGFAQETLTWEECFARAVSNNLNLSAGRLKLEEAEVALKSQKSVYLPEISADGKYGSVGTKNKNDSDWHAHDTSSVGLSARYVLFNGFGDRARVSRAEAELYAEYANFDQTCANLEYNLRRAFAQQLYAQELIALAENIAVRRADNVRLIDMRYKGGRENKGSLLLNQAQHRQSLYDVEEAKRALVLARRQLATLMGEYQPDEFFVEGELYAGIPPERAALNELAAQTPTYRSAEANVKAAEQGYVITRSAHFPTITASGSAGRSGNSELENKSWSASISASVPLFQGGRLYHDTIAAGLARERTRLNAEQTMLELLNTLQDSLNSYTDRYETMGVQEELLRAAEMRAEVARAQYQQGLISFQDWDTIENSLINSQKSWLLSRRNADQAMAAWRNAQGISSIDQNN; via the coding sequence TTGACACTGACGGTACTGTTCGGTGTTGCCGGATTTGCGCAGGAAACACTGACGTGGGAAGAGTGTTTTGCGCGCGCGGTGAGCAATAATCTGAACCTTTCCGCCGGCCGGCTGAAGCTGGAGGAAGCGGAAGTGGCGCTGAAATCACAGAAATCCGTGTATCTGCCGGAAATTTCCGCGGACGGTAAATATGGCTCTGTCGGCACCAAAAATAAAAATGATTCTGACTGGCATGCACACGACACATCGTCGGTCGGTTTGAGCGCACGTTACGTTTTGTTTAACGGTTTCGGCGACCGCGCACGCGTTTCGCGCGCTGAGGCAGAACTCTATGCAGAGTATGCAAACTTTGATCAGACGTGCGCGAATTTAGAATATAATTTGCGCCGCGCGTTTGCGCAGCAGCTTTATGCACAGGAACTGATCGCGCTCGCTGAAAATATTGCGGTGCGCCGTGCAGACAACGTCCGGCTGATTGATATGCGCTATAAAGGCGGCCGGGAAAACAAGGGTTCGCTGCTGTTGAATCAGGCACAGCACCGGCAGTCGTTGTATGATGTTGAAGAAGCAAAGCGCGCGCTGGTTCTGGCGCGCCGGCAGCTGGCGACGCTGATGGGCGAGTATCAACCGGATGAGTTTTTCGTTGAAGGCGAACTGTACGCCGGGATCCCGCCGGAACGCGCGGCATTGAATGAACTGGCGGCACAAACACCTACGTACCGCTCCGCCGAAGCAAATGTAAAAGCAGCGGAGCAGGGCTACGTTATTACGCGCAGTGCGCATTTTCCAACGATTACAGCGAGCGGCTCCGCCGGCCGGTCGGGCAACAGCGAGCTGGAGAATAAAAGCTGGTCAGCGTCAATTTCGGCGTCAGTTCCGCTGTTTCAGGGCGGCAGATTGTATCATGACACGATCGCCGCCGGTCTGGCACGTGAGCGCACACGGCTGAATGCGGAACAGACGATGCTTGAATTATTGAATACGCTGCAGGATTCACTGAATTCATACACCGACCGCTATGAAACGATGGGCGTGCAGGAAGAACTGCTGCGCGCCGCCGAAATGCGCGCCGAAGTTGCGCGCGCACAATATCAGCAGGGACTGATCAGTTTTCAGGATTGGGACACGATTGAAAATTCATTGATTAACAGTCAGAAAAGCTGGCTGCTGAGCCGCCGGAATGCGGATCAGGCGATGGCGGCATGGCGCAATGCGCAGGGAATCAGTTCAATAGATCAGAATAATTGA
- a CDS encoding efflux RND transporter periplasmic adaptor subunit, producing MKKFILFLILLGFAGGGTWYYFQQKKAKEAKAAQNKFTPAAVTLRTLNRTVESTGTVSPENRLQIKPPIAGRLEKLLVDEGEDVVQGQLIAWVSSTERASLLDIARATSEEELKYWEEIYKATPLLSPLSGTVIVRNLEPGQTVTASDAVIVIADRLIVVGQVDETDIGSIVPGQTVNIQLDAYPDSAFQGKVDSIAYDSKMVSNVTMYEVDVRPENIPDFARSGMTATLTFIIERREKVPVVPTSAIQFRDRRNVVLIPAADGAEPGAVPVRTGISENSFTEILEGLEPGDAILVPQLSLRREAAGNPFMPGGNNRNRSSSSQQRR from the coding sequence ATGAAAAAATTTATTTTATTTCTAATTCTGCTCGGCTTCGCCGGCGGCGGAACGTGGTATTATTTTCAGCAGAAAAAAGCAAAAGAAGCGAAAGCGGCGCAGAACAAATTTACGCCGGCGGCGGTAACGCTCCGCACACTGAACCGGACGGTCGAAAGCACCGGAACGGTGAGTCCGGAAAACCGGCTGCAAATTAAACCCCCGATCGCCGGACGGCTGGAAAAACTTCTCGTGGACGAAGGAGAAGATGTTGTGCAGGGCCAGTTGATTGCATGGGTAAGCTCCACCGAACGTGCAAGCCTGCTGGATATCGCGCGCGCAACGAGTGAAGAGGAATTGAAATACTGGGAGGAAATTTATAAAGCCACGCCGCTGCTGTCGCCGCTCAGCGGTACGGTCATTGTCCGGAATCTTGAGCCGGGGCAGACGGTGACAGCGAGTGATGCGGTGATTGTGATTGCTGACCGGCTGATCGTGGTCGGTCAGGTGGACGAAACAGATATCGGTTCCATTGTGCCGGGGCAGACGGTTAACATTCAACTCGATGCCTATCCGGATTCTGCGTTTCAAGGTAAAGTCGACAGCATCGCATACGATTCAAAGATGGTCAGCAATGTGACGATGTATGAGGTAGATGTACGACCGGAAAATATTCCGGATTTTGCACGCAGCGGCATGACGGCGACACTGACGTTTATCATTGAGCGCCGCGAAAAAGTGCCGGTGGTTCCGACATCCGCCATTCAGTTCAGAGACCGCCGCAATGTTGTCTTAATCCCGGCGGCGGACGGTGCCGAACCGGGGGCGGTACCGGTGCGCACCGGCATCAGCGAAAATTCGTTCACAGAAATTCTGGAAGGGCTTGAGCCCGGCGATGCCATTCTGGTTCCGCAGCTTTCGCTGCGCCGTGAAGCCGCCGGGAATCCGTTTATGCCCGGTGGAAATAACCGCAACCGCTCAAGCTCTTCACAGCAAAGACGCTAA
- a CDS encoding ABC transporter permease: MIRLLNICKTYYMGENNVVRALNNVSLNIDRGEFIAIIGASGSGKSTLMHAIGLLDRPDSGIYEINGRNVMKLSDVETARLRNRTIGFIFQQFNLLSRMNALENVNLPLLYSGNTARWKRGQKMLERVGLGNRMHHRPNELSGGQQQRVAIARALVNTPSIILADEPTGNLDSKSSKDIMALFRALHRQGLTIILVTHDNDVAGHADRIITLRDGEIIEDRRNLNPVIHSTEGEDGLTLLQDDKKRNPLSLLFESSALARQSLRALWYNKARTFLSALGIMIGIAAVIAIVSLTLGAKQSMSEQFARLGSNMLSIRPASRVSQGVRLSAGEISRLQLEDVPALVTRIPSVKRASATVYGSVQLQAGSKNWATSVYGVSPEYAPMRADEPSLGRYITAEDVSKRSRIVIIGMTPARELFGEGVNPVGQKLRVNRASYEIVGVLPEKGSSGWRDEDDHIKIPVTTAMYRLLGKRYIDTIDAEIDDAGNIPQAQDEIMVLLSQRHGLNPAKNPFNIRNMAEIQEMLSSTTRLMSGLLGSIAGISLIVGGIGIMNIMLVSVTERTREIGLRKAIGARRQDILMQFLIEALAVSLLGGFSGLIIGIGASLGLGKVMAWPILISGLSAVVAFGFSIFIGIFFGLWPAVKASKLDPIEALRYE; this comes from the coding sequence ATGATCCGGCTTTTAAACATTTGTAAAACGTATTACATGGGCGAAAACAATGTCGTTCGCGCATTGAATAACGTTTCACTGAACATTGACCGCGGCGAATTTATTGCCATTATCGGAGCGTCCGGTTCCGGTAAATCTACATTAATGCATGCCATCGGACTGCTCGACAGACCGGACAGCGGGATCTATGAAATCAACGGCAGAAATGTGATGAAACTGTCGGACGTGGAAACCGCGCGGCTGCGCAACCGGACCATCGGTTTTATCTTCCAGCAGTTCAATCTGCTCAGCCGCATGAATGCATTGGAAAATGTCAACCTGCCTTTGCTCTATTCAGGCAATACTGCACGGTGGAAACGCGGACAGAAGATGCTGGAGCGTGTCGGGCTCGGTAACCGGATGCACCACCGCCCCAATGAACTTTCCGGCGGACAGCAGCAGCGCGTGGCCATTGCGCGCGCGCTGGTGAATACTCCGTCTATTATCCTCGCCGACGAGCCGACCGGAAATCTCGATTCGAAAAGCTCTAAAGATATTATGGCGCTTTTCCGTGCGCTGCACCGGCAGGGACTCACCATCATTCTGGTCACGCACGATAACGACGTCGCCGGACATGCCGACCGGATCATCACCTTGCGTGATGGAGAAATTATTGAAGACCGCCGGAATTTAAATCCCGTTATTCATTCCACCGAAGGAGAAGACGGGTTGACGCTGCTGCAGGACGATAAAAAACGCAATCCGCTTTCGCTGCTGTTTGAGAGCTCCGCGCTGGCAAGGCAAAGTCTGCGCGCATTATGGTATAATAAAGCACGTACCTTTCTTTCAGCACTTGGAATTATGATCGGGATTGCCGCGGTTATCGCCATTGTTTCACTTACACTCGGGGCAAAACAATCCATGAGCGAGCAGTTCGCTCGGCTCGGTTCGAATATGTTAAGCATCCGTCCGGCGTCGCGCGTCAGCCAGGGGGTTCGTCTCTCTGCCGGAGAAATTTCGCGGCTTCAACTGGAAGATGTCCCGGCACTCGTTACGCGCATTCCATCTGTAAAGCGCGCCAGTGCCACGGTTTACGGCAGTGTACAGCTTCAGGCCGGATCAAAAAACTGGGCGACATCTGTTTACGGTGTATCGCCGGAATACGCACCGATGCGAGCAGATGAGCCGTCTCTCGGGCGTTACATCACCGCAGAAGATGTGAGCAAACGTTCCCGTATTGTAATTATTGGAATGACGCCGGCGCGCGAACTGTTCGGCGAAGGAGTGAATCCTGTGGGACAAAAACTGCGCGTCAACCGTGCCTCCTATGAAATTGTCGGTGTACTGCCGGAAAAAGGTTCCAGCGGCTGGCGCGACGAAGACGATCACATTAAAATTCCGGTCACCACCGCCATGTACCGTCTGCTCGGCAAACGTTATATCGACACCATTGATGCCGAAATTGACGATGCCGGAAATATTCCGCAGGCGCAGGACGAAATTATGGTGCTTCTTTCACAGCGTCACGGCCTCAATCCGGCTAAAAATCCGTTCAATATCCGTAATATGGCGGAAATACAGGAAATGCTGAGTTCGACCACGCGTCTCATGTCCGGGCTGCTCGGCAGTATCGCCGGAATTTCGCTTATCGTGGGCGGCATCGGCATCATGAATATCATGCTCGTATCCGTTACGGAACGGACGCGCGAAATCGGATTACGCAAAGCCATCGGCGCACGCCGGCAGGACATTCTGATGCAATTCCTTATCGAAGCGCTTGCCGTCAGCCTGCTGGGCGGATTTTCCGGTTTAATTATTGGTATCGGCGCCAGCCTCGGACTCGGGAAAGTAATGGCGTGGCCGATTTTAATCAGCGGGCTCTCCGCCGTTGTTGCCTTCGGATTTTCTATATTCATTGGCATCTTTTTTGGACTCTGGCCGGCGGTCAAAGCCTCCAAACTCGATCCAATCGAGGCATTGCGTTATGAATAG
- a CDS encoding DUF5989 family protein, giving the protein MTQEPEDFKQLSQEKRTSLISEFFDFLKHNKKWWLLPVLLILLGLGLLVLLSSSAVAPFIYPLF; this is encoded by the coding sequence ATGACTCAGGAACCCGAAGATTTTAAACAGCTTTCACAGGAAAAACGCACGTCACTCATCAGCGAGTTTTTTGACTTTCTCAAGCATAACAAAAAATGGTGGCTGCTGCCGGTTTTACTGATTCTGCTCGGGCTCGGTCTGCTCGTTCTGCTCAGCAGCTCGGCTGTCGCGCCGTTTATCTATCCGCTCTTTTAA
- a CDS encoding SxtJ family membrane protein: MALVSLNLKPSDKQLREFGEVTLCMLNILGLFFMWIAGMSVSVFVGFCITGVVIYLLSRISVKLIRPVYIALIVVAFPIGWVISHIVMGIFYYVVITGTGLVFKLLRRDPLHRKYDASAASYWVPYAQKRSLKQYFNQF; encoded by the coding sequence ATGGCACTTGTTTCTTTAAACCTTAAACCATCAGATAAACAGCTTCGCGAATTCGGTGAAGTTACACTGTGCATGCTGAACATTCTTGGACTCTTTTTTATGTGGATCGCCGGAATGTCCGTAAGTGTATTTGTCGGTTTTTGCATCACCGGTGTTGTCATTTACCTGCTCAGCCGGATTTCCGTCAAACTTATCAGGCCGGTTTACATTGCGCTGATTGTGGTTGCGTTTCCAATCGGCTGGGTGATCAGTCACATCGTCATGGGAATCTTTTATTATGTGGTCATCACCGGAACCGGACTGGTTTTTAAACTGCTGCGCCGCGATCCGCTGCACCGGAAATATGATGCAAGCGCCGCCAGTTATTGGGTGCCGTATGCGCAAAAACGTTCATTAAAACAGTATTTTAATCAATTCTAA
- a CDS encoding carbamoyltransferase: MADSVTILGLSGLYHDSAAALIRDGKIIAAAQEERFTRKKHDARMPVHAIEYCLKEAGISAADLDYVVFYEKPFQKFDRLLETWIAYAPRGFKQFLMGIPAWLNEKLHIPREIDQALGDKFSGRYIFTEHHESHAASAFFPGPYHEAAIVTLDGVGEWTTASIGTGHGNKINLLYELRFPHSLGLLYSAFTYYTGFKVNSGEYKLMGLAPYGKPVYRDLIRNHLLDLKDDGSFRLNMDYFAYCYSDVMISKKFEQLFGKPRRTPETPVTQHEMDIAASIQAVTEEIMLKIARFAYEKTGLKNLVLAGGVALNCVGNGKILRDGPFENIWIQPAAGDAGGALGAALFVQYQLLNNPRTADDTNDLQSGSLLGPQFTEREIQAFFDSTGAVYDFFSDETELVEAVTHEINSSKVIGWFQGRMEFGPRALGSRSIIGDARSDEMQSKMNLKIKFRESFRPFAPSVLRESASEYFDLDPRVESPYMLLVSPVQENKRTAQNASTDNLTGIDLLKVKRSEIPGVTHVDYSARVQTVDANRHGRYHKLLDRLNQKTGCPLVINTSFNIRGEPIVCTPEDAYRCFLSTHMDVLVVENFVLHKDRQPEISQQDIEKYIAKFELD, translated from the coding sequence ATGGCTGATTCTGTTACGATTCTAGGGCTTTCCGGACTTTATCATGACAGCGCGGCGGCGCTGATCCGGGACGGAAAAATTATTGCGGCGGCGCAGGAAGAACGTTTTACGCGCAAAAAACACGACGCTCGCATGCCGGTGCATGCCATTGAGTACTGTTTAAAGGAAGCCGGAATTTCCGCCGCCGATCTCGATTATGTGGTGTTTTATGAAAAACCGTTTCAAAAATTTGACCGCCTGCTTGAAACATGGATTGCATACGCACCGCGCGGATTTAAACAGTTTTTAATGGGAATCCCGGCGTGGCTGAATGAAAAGCTGCACATCCCGCGCGAAATCGATCAGGCACTTGGGGACAAATTTTCCGGCCGGTATATTTTTACCGAACATCATGAATCGCACGCCGCAAGTGCATTTTTTCCCGGTCCGTATCATGAAGCCGCGATCGTCACGCTCGACGGCGTCGGCGAATGGACTACTGCCAGCATCGGCACCGGACACGGCAATAAAATTAACCTGCTTTACGAACTGCGCTTCCCCCACTCGCTCGGCCTGCTCTATTCGGCATTCACCTACTACACCGGCTTTAAAGTGAATTCCGGCGAATACAAACTGATGGGACTCGCGCCGTACGGCAAACCAGTCTATCGCGATCTGATTCGCAACCATCTGCTCGACTTGAAAGACGACGGCTCGTTCCGGCTGAATATGGATTATTTTGCCTATTGTTACAGCGACGTAATGATCAGTAAAAAATTTGAGCAGCTGTTCGGTAAACCGCGCCGCACGCCGGAGACACCGGTAACGCAGCATGAAATGGATATCGCGGCGTCAATTCAGGCGGTCACCGAAGAGATCATGCTGAAAATTGCCCGCTTCGCTTATGAGAAAACCGGTCTGAAAAATCTGGTGCTCGCCGGCGGCGTGGCGCTCAACTGCGTCGGGAATGGAAAAATTCTACGCGACGGCCCGTTTGAAAATATCTGGATTCAACCGGCGGCGGGTGACGCCGGCGGCGCGCTCGGCGCGGCGTTGTTTGTACAGTATCAACTGCTGAATAATCCGCGTACCGCTGATGATACAAATGATCTTCAATCCGGCTCACTGCTCGGCCCGCAATTCACCGAAAGAGAAATCCAAGCGTTTTTTGATTCCACCGGCGCGGTGTACGACTTTTTCTCCGATGAAACAGAGCTCGTTGAGGCGGTGACTCATGAAATTAACAGCAGCAAAGTAATCGGCTGGTTTCAGGGGCGCATGGAATTCGGGCCGCGCGCACTTGGCAGCCGCAGTATTATCGGCGACGCACGCAGTGATGAAATGCAGTCAAAAATGAATCTGAAAATCAAATTCCGCGAATCGTTCCGGCCGTTTGCGCCGAGCGTTCTGCGCGAAAGCGCCAGTGAATATTTTGATCTCGATCCGCGTGTTGAGAGTCCGTACATGCTGCTCGTTTCACCGGTACAGGAAAATAAACGCACCGCACAAAATGCATCCACTGACAATCTCACCGGCATCGATCTGCTGAAAGTAAAACGCAGCGAAATCCCCGGCGTTACGCATGTGGACTATTCTGCCCGCGTTCAAACGGTCGATGCAAACCGCCACGGCCGTTATCATAAACTGCTCGACAGACTGAATCAGAAAACCGGCTGCCCGCTCGTCATTAACACCAGCTTTAATATTCGCGGCGAACCGATCGTCTGCACGCCGGAAGACGCATACCGCTGTTTCCTTTCAACGCACATGGACGTGCTCGTGGTCGAAAATTTTGTGCTGCATAAAGACCGGCAGCCGGAAATAAGTCAGCAGGACATTGAAAAATATATCGCAAAATTTGAACTGGATTAA
- a CDS encoding lipopolysaccharide kinase InaA family protein yields the protein MREISTVELRRAGRAVPPEFSITTKTGEVIQFLQPFRILPKKRITGKATVNGETVLVKLFISKRGRIHCRRELRGLILLKNAGIPTPEIKGCIDLASGGKVLIIKFLEQSETLRKKIQISDKNGKVWFASEAARLTGKMHNAGIIHGDLHTGNFLSNGEHLWMIDGDAVKTTFLRKPAHNQKAIANLSSLLFLLSAAWSEAHQKVMESYLQENPSIRLSPEKVWHTAKILRRNLYEKHIKKSFRSSAGYSVQKTFFKFTSTRRDASGILQPVLKNPDEFIENGFRLKTGGSSTVAQFDCVGQQLVIKRYNLKNRRHAFLRFWRPSRAWNAWKAGQLLQLESLNTPAPVALIEERFWIFRRHAWIINEFCAGKTLQETLDPQQEPASELKAALLNLFDTLHTEKISHGDMKATNLIWNAEKLFLIDLDVMKWHRSGFMYKKKWAQDRVRFLQNWPPESSLYRWLDANLPE from the coding sequence ATGAGAGAAATCAGCACAGTTGAGCTGCGGCGCGCCGGACGTGCTGTTCCTCCGGAGTTTTCGATCACGACCAAAACCGGCGAAGTCATTCAATTTCTTCAGCCGTTTCGTATTCTGCCTAAAAAACGGATTACAGGGAAAGCCACTGTGAACGGTGAAACTGTCCTGGTGAAACTCTTCATTTCAAAGCGCGGCAGAATACATTGCCGGCGCGAATTACGCGGACTTATCCTGCTCAAAAATGCCGGAATTCCAACGCCGGAAATTAAAGGGTGCATCGATCTCGCTTCCGGCGGGAAAGTGCTGATCATCAAATTTCTCGAACAATCCGAAACACTCCGTAAAAAAATTCAAATATCGGACAAAAACGGAAAAGTATGGTTTGCATCAGAAGCTGCACGACTGACCGGAAAAATGCACAATGCCGGAATTATTCACGGCGATTTACACACTGGCAATTTCCTCTCGAACGGAGAACATCTCTGGATGATTGATGGTGATGCAGTAAAAACCACATTTTTACGAAAACCTGCGCACAATCAAAAAGCCATTGCGAATCTTTCGTCGCTTCTTTTTTTACTGTCTGCCGCCTGGAGCGAAGCCCATCAGAAGGTAATGGAAAGTTATCTGCAGGAAAATCCGTCCATTCGTCTTTCACCCGAAAAAGTCTGGCATACTGCAAAAATCTTGCGCCGGAATTTATATGAAAAACATATAAAAAAAAGTTTCCGGAGTTCTGCGGGATATTCTGTTCAAAAAACATTTTTCAAATTCACTTCAACCCGCCGCGACGCTTCAGGAATATTACAACCTGTTTTAAAAAACCCGGACGAATTTATTGAAAACGGATTCCGGTTAAAGACCGGCGGCAGCAGTACGGTTGCGCAGTTTGACTGCGTCGGGCAACAACTCGTGATTAAACGGTATAATCTAAAAAACCGGCGGCACGCTTTTCTGCGTTTCTGGCGTCCAAGCCGCGCGTGGAATGCGTGGAAAGCAGGACAGCTTTTGCAGCTCGAAAGTTTAAACACACCGGCGCCGGTGGCTCTGATTGAAGAACGGTTTTGGATTTTCCGGCGACACGCGTGGATTATTAATGAGTTTTGCGCCGGCAAAACACTGCAAGAAACTTTAGATCCGCAGCAGGAACCGGCATCGGAACTGAAAGCGGCTCTGCTGAATCTGTTTGATACACTGCATACAGAGAAAATCAGTCACGGCGACATGAAAGCCACCAATCTGATCTGGAATGCTGAAAAACTTTTTTTGATTGATCTGGATGTAATGAAGTGGCACCGCTCCGGCTTCATGTATAAAAAGAAATGGGCGCAGGATCGTGTACGGTTCTTGCAAAACTGGCCGCCGGAAAGTTCGTTATACCGCTGGCTGGATGCAAACCTGCCGGAATAA